A segment of the Salvelinus sp. IW2-2015 linkage group LG23, ASM291031v2, whole genome shotgun sequence genome:
GCCTAGTGTGTAACTTCCTTTGTAGGATACCTGAACAGTTGCTCTTGTCGGTGAATGATCGACCGTTATTGGTTTTAGGCAACATAGCCTAATTTCCCATCCATGCCAGGTGAAGTCTTGAAGGTACATTTTATAATATTTTGTGCTATTGTGCATGGCTGATTTTTCGTTTATTACCTTATTGTATTCATTTAGGTCTAGCCTATTTTTTTCCAGAAAATAAGTTTGCATGTGAGTGTCTAGTTTAACCAAAGAAACACTTATTTGGAAAACAGTTATATTGTAGgctaatgtaattttttttatggaaaatatGAATTATCTGAACAACAAACCATAGTTTCGTATTATGCAGTGTATGTTTAATCTTATTTGTATTCAAATAATACGTTTGTTCCAGTCAATAAGTAAATAGCCTATTATTTCAtgatagtacaaaataaagaaaacactccGTTTGGATTTTTACTTTTTATATACCACATTCAAAAAAAGCCAACGACCAGGTTGTGAATGCTGTATAGCCTATACACGTTTTTTTCTCAATAGATTGACaaagggtgtggatcagaaccaTAACAGCGCATGCTGCCTGGAAGGCTGATTGGCTGTCCCCGCCGTGATATTATCGTGCAGGGAGCAGCTGCTGTGCATGGCTATCAAATTTCATGCTGTGCCGCCTGTGCATGTAGAGGGCTTATTATTGTGTTATCGGTGCGCAATCGTCTACCAATTCAAAACGAGCAACCATAAAATGTATGCTACAGTGGCAATAGTTTTCTTATGGGGTATCTGGTCTTATTctgtgtacaatttttttttaacattgcaAAAGGGACTTTAATTATAAAGCATATGCAAtgaaagggatagttcaccataAAATCAAAGTCAGATTTCACTTTAATTCAAATGTTAAAATCAGCTTTATTCAATGTCGAAGTCTTAAcaccaaatgaaaaaaaaatagattagACCTAGAACTGTACAACATTAATTAATCCAATAATTTTAAGCCTTTCTCTAGTCTCAtcttccctcactctttctctctccctccctccagctccCTCGTCCATTCCTCGCCATGGGGTTTGGAAGTGCTGGCGAGCCTCAACCTCTGCCTCAGGGCGACCAACAACCCCAGTGGAAAGAGATGAGCTTCTGCGAGGGCCCACGCCACGCAGAACAGATCCTCCAGGTGCTCAACGTCTACCGCCGCAGCGGCACCTTCACCGACATGGTCCTACAGGTGGACAGCAGTGAGTTCCCATGCCACCGCGCCATCCTCAGCGCCGGCAGCATCTACTTCCGCACGATGTTCAACGGGCAGCTGCGCGAGAGCCGCCAGCAGCTGGTGCGCATCCAGGGCATAGGTGCCTCCACCATGGAGACGGTGCTCAACTTCGTGTATGAGGGCAAGGCGGCGCTGGATGAGGCCAACGTGGGAAGCGTGTTCGGCGCCGCCGACATGCTGGGTGTCAGCGTGCTCAGCAAGGCGTGTGTGCAGTTCCTGGAGGAGCGTATGGACCACTCCAACTGCCTAGGCATCATGGACTTCGCTAGCTCGTACCTCATCACGCCTCTGGCAGACAAGTGCCAGACTATGTTGTACAGGgactttgtggaggtctacaagcaCGAAGAGTTCCTGAGCTTAGCCAAAGAGCGTGTGGTGGAGCTTCTGACCAGCGAGCAACTCCAGGTGGACAAGGAGGAGGTGTTGGTGGAGGCAGTGCTGAAATGGGTGCACCACGTGCCCACAGAAAGGAAAGGGGCCCTCCAGGAGCTGTTGGAGCTGGTGCGTCTGCCTCTGGTGGACCCTGTTTTCTTCGTCAATGTGATAGAGTCGGACGACCTGGTCCAGGACTGCAGGGAGTGCCGGCCACTGCTGCAGGAGGCCAGGATGTACCATGTCCTGGGGAGGGAAGTGGACTCTGTGCGGACCAGACCGAGAAAGTCAGTATTAAAGCCATTGGTGTCAAAAACATCAGCCAGccttatgtatgtatgtacaataATGCTCTATAGTGGTCGCTAACACTGGTCCTGAATCGCTACAGGGTGTGGAGGCTTTTTTCCCAGCCCAATGCAAACACATTTAGTTCAGCTAATTAAAGTATTGATGATAAACTATTTGGTTAAATCAAGTGCTAGGCTGGAACATAGCTTCTTTCAGGACCAGGATTTTGCTACCCTTTTTCTAacctgaaaacaaaacaaagtaaaggagagagaagagggaattcTTCTATGAGCGAAAATACAGTTCTGGTATGTCTCTCTGCTGTAGACTCATATCACTAATAGTCACATTAATTTGTAAAAGTACTAGTACATATTCAGGGAGTCTGTATTGTTGTCCAGTTTGTTCTCAGTTTTTCAGTTCAAATATATTcactctgtcggtctgtctgtgctCAGGTGCATGGGGAGAGCGGAGGTCATCGTGGTGATCGGAGGCTGTGACAGAAACGGCTTCTCCAGACTGTCCTTCACTGAGAAATTCAACCCTTACACCAAAGAGTGGGTGCCCGGTGCCACCATCCCAGGATACTCTAAGTCCGAGTTTGCCAGTTGTGAGCTGCAGAATGAAGTATACGTGTCAGGTGTGCCACTGTTATAAGGAAATGTTGATCGTCACAAGATGAGAAGATGGTGCATATTACTATAGGTTTATATTAGTATTTTATCTTTGACAATTACTTGTGAACATACTATTACCATGTTATTACAACTTTATCCCATGCTGTAATGTAAAGTGCTACCaaattatttgtattatgtaATGGTAGATGTTTAGGAACTGTCCCCTAGATAATAAGCTATTCATACTTTATCAGGGCAATAGCTGTGAACAAGCCATGTTTGTTATTGTGCAAAGCACATTGCTGTCAAACCTGTTTTTACACCTTACGTCAGTTCTACTGTCAACTGACAGAGCTTCTGCTTATTCAAAGGGAAATGCATGTTTTTCTTCAATGTGGTTTGTCTTTAACTACTTTTCCATAGCATCTCTGCTCTAGATTTATTTACCCAGACAGGCATGTCCAAAGCCTATAAGAAAACCCAAGGCAAGGGAATACAGTGGCATTTTTGAAAGTTATTAAACATGGCCACTGTCTCAGTTCTGAAATATGGGGCTATATGTATCacgagtctcagagtaggagtgtccattaaatcttattcattgtgatctaaatggcaaaactgatcttagatgagcactcctactctgagatgcttgatagcCTTCATATTGACCCTGACTTGATTGTATCGTTCTGCAGGAGGCCAGTTGAATAGCTCGGATGTGTGGAAGTACATGCCCCAGGTGGACCACTGGGTTCGCGTCGCCTCCTTGGCCAAGGCCAGGTGGAGGCACAAGATGGCTGCTCTGCTTGGAAAGGTGAGCCTGCCTTTGTTCCAGTTGCCTCCCTTTGTGGATACAAAGCCCCATAATAATTGACATACATTTGTGATTAAGTCAAAGTCAGCATTGTGAGCGCTTAGGATTTCTTCCATAATGAATATTTGTAGAGTCCGAGCAGGCTGGTTTGCAATTTGACCATAGACTGGGTAGAATAAGAATTGTACTGAGTtaagctgtgtgcgtgtgtttgtggttGTAGCTGTATGCAGTGGGAGGCTTCAACGGGCTGGAGCGCTTGTCCAATGTGGAGTGCTACAGCGTCTACGACAACCAGTGGCGGACTGTAGCCCCTTTACTGCTGGCCGTGAGCTCAGCGGCTCTTGTGGGCTGCGCTGGCAAGCTCTACGTCATTGGTGGGGCCGTGAACAATGACTGCAATACCAACAAGGTGAGCTGGAATCTGTGGTGTAGAGCGAAattgcccctagacgctgatcatgggtcagttttgcatttcccccactaatagACCCCCTCcagcaattttttttacttttaatgttGAAAAGCGATATCACAAATATAAATACATGAAAGTacactgcaaacttcaaggagtagggtATTCAAGGAGTTAGTCTGATGGGATTCCGTTATGCCATCGGCCTCCtcgcttgaggaacaatagaggagcaatagagaacaaaagaggaaatgCCCACCCCCCCACTTGTGCAATTTCATgacatagccgcaggaagtaggggtgctgaggatgCTGCATCCCCTGTGAAAAAtcgtaataaaaatatatacattaataatgtattttatatttatatactgggcctttactagtcctgtattaatggACCAATATAGGCATCTGTAGCACGGGCAAAAGATCTGTACCTATGGGAAATTTCCCACCGAAACGGGTCAGGCATACAGTAGAGGTTAGATTACCCTTTCAGAATACTGAACTGAGGCGAACTGAGTtacgcatccaccatagttgctggaaccatgTGTGAAAAG
Coding sequences within it:
- the klhl35 gene encoding kelch-like protein 35, whose amino-acid sequence is MPGEVLKLPRPFLAMGFGSAGEPQPLPQGDQQPQWKEMSFCEGPRHAEQILQVLNVYRRSGTFTDMVLQVDSSEFPCHRAILSAGSIYFRTMFNGQLRESRQQLVRIQGIGASTMETVLNFVYEGKAALDEANVGSVFGAADMLGVSVLSKACVQFLEERMDHSNCLGIMDFASSYLITPLADKCQTMLYRDFVEVYKHEEFLSLAKERVVELLTSEQLQVDKEEVLVEAVLKWVHHVPTERKGALQELLELVRLPLVDPVFFVNVIESDDLVQDCRECRPLLQEARMYHVLGREVDSVRTRPRKCMGRAEVIVVIGGCDRNGFSRLSFTEKFNPYTKEWVPGATIPGYSKSEFASCELQNEVYVSGGQLNSSDVWKYMPQVDHWVRVASLAKARWRHKMAALLGKLYAVGGFNGLERLSNVECYSVYDNQWRTVAPLLLAVSSAALVGCAGKLYVIGGAVNNDCNTNKVQCYSTEEDQWRYVSSCPFSQRCINATAHNNTIYVVGGLLDQIYSYTPKTDNWSKVVDLPMKLESCGLTVCEGKVYIVGGRDSCASATDQVWAYCPESGKLTDEKPMSRSVSYHGCVTVTQWPPKKTH